One Candidatus Binatia bacterium DNA segment encodes these proteins:
- the serS gene encoding serine--tRNA ligase, with translation MLDIRKIRETPDLCREGLAKVQADPSLIDQVLELDTRRREALHGLESRRAERTKRSKEIGKLPPEERKAAGASVSSLAAEIADLEKVVDEATTAFRNLMLEIPNLPHPAVPEGAHDADNVVLRTEGTPVSFSFTAKPHWEIGPALGAIDFERGVKISGSRFYVLTGPGARLQRALISFMLDVHTREHDYVEIYPPAMVKEHCLVGTGNLPKFAEHLYRDIEGEHWWVPTAEVPVTNLYRDEVLPEADLPVRHVAYSPCFRREKMSAGRDVRGIKRGHQFDKVEMVKFVHPEHSDAELESLLGDAEDICKRLGLTYRVIQMCTGDLSFVAAIKFDIDVWAPGSEEWLEVSSCANFGDFQARRANLRFRPEAGGKPDFLHTLNGSGLALPRIMIAILETYQQEDGSVVVPEVLRPYLGGESLLTVKGE, from the coding sequence ATGCTCGATATTCGAAAGATTCGTGAGACCCCGGACCTCTGCCGGGAGGGTTTGGCCAAGGTGCAGGCCGATCCGTCCCTGATCGACCAGGTACTGGAACTGGATACCCGACGCCGCGAGGCACTCCATGGTCTGGAGTCCCGTCGCGCCGAGCGCACCAAGCGCTCCAAGGAGATCGGCAAGCTTCCCCCTGAGGAGCGCAAGGCTGCCGGAGCCTCGGTCAGCTCACTGGCCGCAGAGATCGCCGATCTTGAAAAAGTGGTCGACGAAGCCACTACGGCCTTCAGGAATTTGATGCTGGAGATCCCGAACTTGCCGCACCCGGCGGTTCCCGAGGGTGCCCACGACGCCGACAACGTCGTGCTCCGCACCGAGGGAACGCCGGTGTCTTTTTCGTTTACAGCCAAGCCTCATTGGGAAATTGGCCCGGCGCTCGGGGCGATTGATTTCGAGCGAGGCGTGAAGATCTCGGGATCTCGCTTCTACGTGCTGACCGGGCCCGGCGCGCGCCTGCAGAGAGCCCTGATCAGTTTCATGCTGGACGTCCATACGCGGGAACACGACTATGTCGAGATTTACCCGCCGGCGATGGTCAAGGAGCATTGCCTCGTCGGGACAGGCAATCTGCCGAAGTTTGCAGAGCATCTCTATCGGGATATCGAGGGTGAGCATTGGTGGGTGCCGACGGCTGAAGTCCCGGTGACGAACCTGTACCGCGATGAAGTTCTTCCCGAGGCTGATCTGCCGGTCCGGCACGTCGCGTATTCACCATGCTTTCGCCGCGAGAAAATGTCGGCAGGTCGCGACGTGCGCGGGATAAAACGAGGCCACCAATTCGACAAGGTCGAGATGGTGAAGTTTGTGCATCCCGAGCATTCCGACGCGGAGCTGGAGAGTCTTCTGGGCGATGCCGAGGACATCTGCAAGCGCCTGGGCCTGACCTATCGTGTCATTCAGATGTGCACGGGGGACCTCAGCTTCGTCGCAGCGATCAAGTTCGATATCGATGTATGGGCACCGGGCAGTGAGGAGTGGCTTGAGGTCAGCTCTTGCGCGAATTTCGGAGATTTCCAGGCCCGCCGTGCCAACCTTCGTTTCCGGCCAGAGGCTGGGGGCAAGCCGGACTTCCTGCATACCCTGAACGGTTCCGGTCTGGCGCTGCCAAGAATCATGATCGCGATTCTCGAGACCTACCAGCAAGAGGACGGGAGTGTCGTCGTGCCGGAGGTCCTGCGTCCCTATCTGGGCGGTGAGAGTCTCCTGACGGTGAAGGGCGAATAA
- a CDS encoding FAD-binding protein — translation MDTTVGPRILVLVKQVPEVTEQSLDPETGRLRREGVDLLMNPFDRRAALEACRLREDAGGGWVCAVTMGPPQAESILRECLALGFDEAFHLCDPGFGGADTLATARALADLIEPMRPDLILAGRYSIDAETGQVPSEVAAFIGAAHLPGARRLELKPDPEQTRGFIAVAECEGDDGAVTGEALCPVVVTCTDRWKTRMPRRLPDEDREKNAPVDRRGVSDLAGPAEVYGSAGSPTWVEDVRMVPLARAQRTRNAEGDPEGAAEDILDLVREKLSHAESRAGVPKVAHLSLPVGPGGIVVVGELDPEGQIRPVTFELLAAADRLASHLKASVAVFLLGPAWGRQPDWRDGTAWSEEIRAELGHFGADYWIRPEESSGTALGAIGVLESAIEEIQPAIALGPATSLGRDQLPHLAARLGLGLTGDAIGVEMDPSHGLLALKPAFGGQLVAPIASRTLPAFATLRAGVLDRSEPDRNRAPAEILEFGDEETLMEPHWHDFVRETELGGVDLDQASLVICAGFGLGGDEHMAKVTRLAEKLGGVVCGTRRVCDLGWLPRQAQVGLSGRYIGPHVYLGLGVRGSFNHTVGIRRAGTVIGVNNNPKAEIFAASDLGVLGDAPAMLEALLAVARG, via the coding sequence ATGGACACTACCGTGGGCCCCCGTATTCTGGTGCTCGTGAAGCAGGTTCCCGAGGTCACCGAGCAAAGCCTCGATCCCGAGACCGGACGTTTGCGGCGCGAGGGCGTGGACCTTCTGATGAACCCTTTCGATCGACGCGCCGCACTGGAGGCCTGTCGTTTGCGCGAGGATGCCGGCGGCGGTTGGGTTTGTGCTGTGACCATGGGGCCACCGCAGGCCGAGTCGATCCTGCGCGAATGTCTGGCTCTTGGCTTCGACGAGGCGTTTCACCTTTGCGACCCCGGTTTTGGGGGCGCGGATACTCTCGCCACGGCGCGGGCTCTGGCAGACTTGATCGAGCCTATGCGACCGGACCTCATTCTCGCCGGGCGCTACAGTATTGACGCCGAAACGGGACAGGTGCCTTCCGAAGTAGCGGCCTTTATCGGTGCGGCGCATTTGCCCGGGGCACGACGACTCGAACTCAAGCCGGATCCCGAACAAACCCGGGGCTTTATCGCTGTCGCGGAATGCGAAGGCGATGATGGTGCGGTGACGGGTGAAGCACTGTGTCCGGTTGTCGTGACTTGCACGGATCGCTGGAAGACACGCATGCCCCGAAGATTGCCCGACGAGGATCGGGAGAAGAATGCCCCGGTCGATCGCCGCGGTGTCAGTGACCTGGCGGGTCCGGCCGAGGTTTATGGGAGCGCCGGGTCTCCGACATGGGTGGAAGATGTTCGCATGGTCCCGCTGGCGAGGGCGCAACGAACAAGAAATGCCGAGGGTGACCCGGAAGGTGCGGCGGAAGATATTCTGGATCTGGTGCGGGAGAAGTTGTCGCATGCCGAGTCGCGCGCAGGCGTTCCCAAGGTCGCCCATCTGTCCCTGCCGGTCGGGCCCGGTGGAATTGTCGTCGTTGGGGAATTGGACCCGGAAGGACAGATCCGGCCCGTGACCTTCGAGCTGCTCGCCGCGGCTGATCGGCTGGCCAGTCACCTCAAGGCCTCGGTCGCCGTTTTTCTTTTGGGCCCGGCGTGGGGACGGCAGCCTGACTGGCGCGATGGCACTGCCTGGAGCGAAGAGATCCGTGCCGAGCTCGGTCACTTCGGCGCCGACTACTGGATTCGACCGGAAGAGAGTTCCGGGACCGCACTTGGTGCCATCGGGGTGCTCGAGAGTGCGATCGAGGAAATCCAGCCGGCAATCGCACTGGGGCCCGCGACCTCCCTGGGGCGCGATCAATTGCCTCATTTGGCCGCACGTCTGGGCCTCGGATTGACCGGCGACGCGATTGGCGTCGAGATGGACCCGAGCCATGGCTTGCTCGCCCTCAAGCCGGCCTTCGGGGGGCAATTGGTCGCACCGATCGCCTCCCGGACTTTACCGGCATTCGCGACCCTGCGGGCAGGGGTTCTCGACAGGAGCGAACCCGACCGAAATCGCGCTCCGGCAGAGATCCTCGAGTTCGGGGACGAAGAGACGCTGATGGAGCCCCATTGGCACGATTTCGTTCGCGAAACAGAGTTGGGTGGGGTCGATCTGGATCAGGCTTCGCTGGTGATTTGCGCGGGCTTCGGTCTCGGTGGGGACGAACATATGGCCAAGGTCACCAGGCTCGCAGAGAAGCTCGGGGGGGTCGTTTGCGGGACGCGGCGAGTCTGTGATCTGGGTTGGTTGCCGCGTCAGGCTCAGGTGGGATTGTCCGGGCGCTATATTGGTCCCCACGTTTACCTCGGGCTCGGGGTTCGGGGTTCCTTCAATCATACGGTCGGGATCCGGCGGGCTGGAACGGTCATCGGAGTCAATAATAACCCGAAGGCGGAAATCTTTGCGGCCTCGGACCTTGGGGTACTCGGCGACGCCCCGGCGATGCTCGAAGCGTTGCTGGCGGTAGCTCGCGGCTAG
- a CDS encoding 2,3-bisphosphoglycerate-dependent phosphoglycerate mutase → MPCLVLLRHGQSQWNLDNRFTGWEDVPLTELGRTEAQRAGARMLAEKISFDQCFTSNLQRAQITLALALEEMGTPDMSVIRHEALNERHYGDLQGLDKGETAKKYGDEQVHIWRRSFDIPPPNGESLKDTAARTLPWFRETVLGAIRKGEDVLVAAHGNSLRAIVMELEGLTPEEILEVNIGTGIPLVYQMTEAGEVREKAILD, encoded by the coding sequence TTGCCCTGTTTAGTTCTTCTTCGCCACGGTCAGTCCCAATGGAACCTCGACAACCGCTTCACCGGGTGGGAGGACGTGCCTCTTACCGAACTCGGTCGCACCGAAGCGCAACGCGCCGGTGCGCGGATGCTGGCCGAGAAAATCAGCTTCGACCAGTGCTTCACATCGAACCTCCAACGAGCTCAAATCACGCTCGCTCTGGCTCTCGAGGAAATGGGGACGCCCGACATGAGCGTCATCAGACACGAGGCGCTCAACGAGAGGCATTACGGCGACCTGCAGGGACTCGACAAAGGTGAGACGGCCAAAAAATACGGCGACGAGCAGGTCCATATCTGGCGTCGCAGCTTCGATATTCCCCCACCAAACGGAGAGAGCCTCAAGGACACCGCCGCCCGAACCCTGCCCTGGTTTCGAGAAACCGTACTCGGGGCGATTCGCAAGGGCGAGGATGTGCTTGTCGCGGCTCATGGAAATAGCCTGCGAGCGATTGTGATGGAATTGGAGGGGCTGACACCCGAGGAGATCCTCGAGGTAAATATCGGCACCGGAATTCCGCTGGTTTACCAAATGACGGAAGCTGGCGAGGTTCGCGAAAAAGCGATTCTGGACTAG
- a CDS encoding DUF971 domain-containing protein, giving the protein MSTLGLRSLGEMGHYALNLNWTDGHESILPLRHLRAHCPCDTCEAVRAEERPPGSADIAIAGVELVGDQNLHLKWSDDHETWYLLTELRSLCRCAYCIGEPERPLTG; this is encoded by the coding sequence ATGAGCACTCTGGGTTTGCGATCGCTGGGTGAAATGGGCCACTACGCGCTCAATTTGAACTGGACGGACGGACACGAGTCCATCTTGCCCCTGCGTCATCTTCGCGCCCATTGCCCTTGCGACACCTGCGAGGCTGTCCGCGCGGAAGAACGGCCCCCGGGTTCAGCCGACATCGCCATAGCCGGAGTGGAACTCGTCGGCGATCAGAACCTCCACCTGAAATGGTCCGATGACCACGAGACCTGGTATCTCCTGACCGAATTACGCTCCCTGTGTCGCTGTGCTTATTGCATAGGCGAACCAGAACGGCCCCTCACGGGCTGA
- a CDS encoding twin-arginine translocase TatA/TatE family subunit, which yields MFGLGVPELIVILVVVLFIFGPRKLPELGTFVGRSLKDFREALDQRSDSEESQAAPEPATRNPEGHPEFHPEASDTVTTDESTVQAKSEKNES from the coding sequence ATGTTCGGACTCGGTGTACCGGAGCTCATAGTCATTCTCGTCGTGGTTCTATTTATTTTTGGGCCGAGAAAACTGCCCGAATTGGGTACCTTTGTCGGTCGATCCCTCAAGGACTTCCGAGAAGCGCTCGATCAGAGGAGCGATTCCGAGGAGTCTCAAGCCGCCCCGGAACCTGCCACTCGCAACCCTGAGGGCCACCCCGAGTTCCATCCCGAGGCATCCGACACCGTAACGACCGACGAGTCAACGGTCCAAGCAAAGAGCGAGAAAAACGAATCATGA
- the murJ gene encoding murein biosynthesis integral membrane protein MurJ yields MSSEKLARSTGIVGLAVMGSRILGVVREQIFAGLFGAGRELDAFVTAFRIPNLFRDLFAEGALSAAFVTTFAQKRETDGDEAAWRLVNLVLHALLLVAGLVVALGMIFTPELVDLIAPGFAEVPGKTELTVQLTRVLFPFLLFIAMAALAMGVLNSRNQFGVAASASIFFNLGSIFIGLLGVWWMAPGYWQGVLQGDWVTTGPEASRAMTGMACGTLVGGALQFLVQVPSVFRVGFRYRPILSFSDPGVRAVLRLMGPATLGAAAVQVNVLVNNNFASGLGDGAVSWLNVAFRFMQLPLGVFGVAVGVVALPAVSRRVAHADLAGMRSMLVRALRLVLSLCLPAAAGLAVLAPDMIGLVYQHGKFDAHDTQMAASALMAYALGLAGYANIKVLVPAFYALGDARTPALISCGSILVNAALGWTAIHVLGLGHVSLALATSVVACSNFALLFVILSRRVGKLEGLTSSLVPIAGGTLVVALIAAGSRSIGGMWLTEGEFLTRVVIVGLAVPGAALGFALSSAALGLRETRDLLLWAQRRLPRSGNGAGG; encoded by the coding sequence ATGTCGTCTGAAAAGTTGGCTCGTTCCACAGGGATTGTGGGCCTGGCGGTGATGGGAAGCCGAATTCTCGGTGTGGTGCGCGAACAGATATTCGCGGGGCTCTTTGGCGCCGGGCGCGAGCTCGATGCTTTCGTGACGGCCTTTCGAATTCCCAATCTTTTCCGAGATCTGTTCGCTGAGGGCGCCCTGAGTGCTGCGTTCGTCACCACATTTGCCCAGAAGCGCGAGACTGACGGCGATGAGGCTGCCTGGCGTCTGGTGAATTTGGTTCTGCATGCGCTTTTGCTGGTGGCGGGTCTTGTGGTCGCGCTCGGCATGATCTTCACCCCGGAACTGGTCGATTTGATTGCCCCCGGCTTCGCTGAGGTGCCCGGAAAGACCGAACTTACCGTTCAACTGACGCGGGTGCTGTTTCCCTTCCTGCTTTTTATCGCGATGGCAGCGCTGGCGATGGGCGTGCTCAACTCGCGGAATCAGTTTGGCGTCGCGGCGTCAGCGTCCATTTTCTTTAATCTTGGATCGATCTTTATCGGTCTTCTTGGCGTGTGGTGGATGGCACCGGGTTATTGGCAGGGCGTTCTGCAAGGCGATTGGGTGACCACGGGTCCGGAGGCATCGCGTGCGATGACCGGCATGGCCTGTGGCACTCTGGTAGGCGGAGCCCTGCAGTTTTTGGTGCAGGTTCCCTCGGTGTTCCGGGTGGGGTTCCGCTATCGTCCGATCCTGTCGTTTTCGGATCCGGGTGTGCGGGCGGTGCTGCGGCTGATGGGGCCCGCGACTCTTGGCGCTGCGGCCGTTCAGGTCAATGTCCTTGTGAATAACAACTTTGCTTCGGGTCTGGGTGACGGCGCCGTGAGTTGGTTGAACGTAGCGTTTCGTTTCATGCAGTTGCCGCTTGGTGTTTTCGGGGTAGCCGTGGGCGTCGTAGCTTTGCCCGCCGTGTCCCGGAGGGTAGCGCATGCAGACCTGGCGGGGATGCGGTCGATGTTGGTCCGCGCCCTGCGCCTTGTGTTGAGTCTCTGCTTGCCGGCTGCGGCGGGGCTTGCGGTATTGGCACCTGACATGATCGGCCTCGTCTATCAGCACGGCAAATTCGACGCGCACGATACCCAGATGGCCGCCAGCGCCTTGATGGCCTACGCACTGGGTCTGGCGGGCTACGCTAATATCAAGGTGCTGGTCCCCGCATTCTACGCCCTCGGTGATGCGCGAACACCAGCGCTGATCAGTTGTGGCTCGATCCTGGTCAATGCCGCGCTGGGCTGGACGGCAATTCACGTCCTGGGACTCGGGCATGTCTCGCTCGCCTTGGCGACGTCGGTCGTGGCGTGCAGCAATTTTGCCCTACTATTCGTGATCTTGAGCCGAAGAGTTGGCAAATTGGAGGGATTGACCTCGAGTTTGGTGCCGATTGCAGGTGGCACGTTGGTTGTCGCGCTGATCGCGGCCGGTTCGCGATCGATTGGCGGGATGTGGCTGACCGAGGGAGAATTTCTCACGCGTGTGGTGATTGTCGGCCTCGCCGTGCCCGGGGCCGCTCTGGGCTTTGCGCTTTCAAGTGCGGCCCTTGGTCTGCGCGAAACGAGAGACCTGCTGCTGTGGGCCCAGCGTCGCTTGCCTCGCTCCGGAAACGGAGCCGGCGGATGA
- a CDS encoding methyltransferase: protein MSEERIGEFRVGYQSLNFGGRDVELAMIPDLEQYLDRERLLSDSNYEPPYWSLVWSGAQLFLPGFFSRHGMADVDLLDVGCGLGVVGVAAAVAGARVTAIDREVMPLEFLARSCSRNDVEVETHAIELAAFAPERTFDHVIGAELLYERDSFPQLAADLLDRLRPTGRLTIVDAHRVDTSGFYESLHARGARIVYSEKIEVREEKTLVRIDVAEFAVSVGCS from the coding sequence ATGAGCGAGGAACGAATCGGCGAGTTTCGGGTCGGTTATCAGTCTCTGAATTTCGGAGGTCGGGATGTCGAGCTGGCGATGATCCCGGATCTGGAGCAGTACCTCGACCGGGAGCGACTCCTCTCGGACTCCAACTACGAGCCGCCCTACTGGTCGCTGGTTTGGAGCGGAGCGCAGCTTTTCCTGCCCGGCTTTTTTTCACGGCACGGCATGGCCGACGTGGATCTCCTCGATGTGGGTTGCGGTCTGGGTGTCGTGGGTGTGGCAGCGGCAGTGGCCGGCGCCAGAGTCACGGCTATCGATCGGGAGGTGATGCCTCTGGAGTTCCTGGCCAGAAGTTGTTCGCGAAACGATGTGGAGGTGGAAACACATGCGATTGAACTCGCGGCCTTCGCTCCGGAGCGCACTTTTGACCACGTGATTGGGGCGGAGCTTCTCTACGAGCGGGATTCGTTCCCGCAACTTGCCGCAGACTTGCTGGATCGGTTGCGCCCGACAGGCCGGCTGACCATTGTCGATGCCCATCGGGTGGACACCTCAGGATTCTACGAGAGCCTGCACGCTCGCGGTGCCCGGATTGTTTATTCCGAGAAGATCGAGGTTCGAGAGGAGAAAACTCTGGTTCGCATCGACGTGGCCGAGTTTGCGGTGTCCGTCGGCTGCTCATAG
- a CDS encoding sigma-70 family RNA polymerase sigma factor, which translates to MRSATTSIDVETTETEWNEPVGDGPAQTADAANDVPGEMETEATPAETKTPAKGAASDPLVGDLDVLGRFYADLAKTPLLDREEERTLTTEISKARDSVVRWLRRNPRIVNVTLTERGRGVIRPTEEFREREILLVADRARRLARSPAKLRELKLQRERVAKFAKELDIRLETYRSARDSMLRANLRLVAAIARKHARRGLPLPDLIQEGTLGLLRAVEKFDPAKDIKFSTYAVWWIWQYIARSIDNDRSVVRTPVHWHELRRKVGRLSQALESKLHRAPTKDEIIEAGGLDENQLEMMAEPAHVLSLDMELGHDDDRTLSEVIPDDGGERPEQRSVDGDLSRHLETVLTELPDREQAIIRLRFGLDDDQVETLEEIGVRYGVSRERIRQLEAKALTRLRDLCGTAGLESFLDV; encoded by the coding sequence ATGCGAAGCGCGACAACGTCGATTGACGTAGAAACGACTGAAACAGAGTGGAATGAGCCCGTTGGGGACGGTCCAGCTCAAACAGCCGATGCCGCAAATGATGTTCCGGGCGAGATGGAAACCGAAGCCACGCCAGCCGAGACGAAAACTCCGGCCAAGGGCGCTGCCTCGGACCCTCTGGTCGGGGATCTCGATGTTTTGGGCCGCTTTTACGCGGACCTGGCCAAAACGCCTCTTCTCGATCGCGAGGAGGAGCGCACACTCACGACCGAAATCAGCAAAGCCCGGGATTCCGTGGTGCGTTGGCTCCGCCGAAACCCTCGAATCGTCAATGTGACGTTGACCGAGCGGGGCCGCGGCGTAATTCGCCCCACCGAAGAGTTCCGCGAGCGCGAAATTCTGCTGGTGGCCGATCGAGCGCGCCGTCTGGCACGCAGCCCGGCAAAGTTGCGAGAGCTTAAGTTGCAGCGCGAACGTGTGGCGAAGTTCGCCAAGGAATTGGATATTCGCCTCGAAACTTACCGCTCGGCGCGGGATTCCATGCTGCGGGCGAACCTCCGTTTGGTGGCAGCGATTGCACGTAAGCACGCGCGCCGCGGGTTGCCTTTGCCGGATTTGATCCAGGAAGGGACGCTCGGCCTTCTGCGCGCCGTCGAAAAGTTCGACCCAGCAAAGGATATCAAATTCTCGACCTATGCGGTCTGGTGGATTTGGCAGTATATCGCCCGCTCGATCGATAATGATCGTTCGGTGGTCAGGACGCCGGTTCACTGGCACGAGCTTCGCCGGAAAGTGGGTCGTCTGTCGCAGGCATTGGAGAGCAAACTCCACCGCGCCCCGACCAAGGACGAGATCATCGAAGCCGGTGGACTCGACGAGAACCAGCTCGAGATGATGGCTGAGCCGGCTCACGTGCTCTCGTTGGATATGGAACTGGGCCACGATGATGATCGGACCCTGTCCGAGGTGATCCCCGATGACGGCGGCGAGCGTCCGGAGCAGCGGAGCGTCGACGGTGACCTTTCGCGACATCTGGAAACCGTGTTGACGGAACTGCCGGATCGGGAACAGGCGATCATTCGCTTGCGCTTCGGCCTCGACGACGATCAGGTTGAGACGCTTGAAGAGATCGGCGTGCGGTATGGCGTGAGCCGAGAGCGCATCCGACAGTTGGAGGCAAAAGCTCTGACGCGGTTGCGCGACCTCTGCGGCACCGCGGGTCTGGAATCCTTTTTGGACGTTTGA